Within the Nitrospira sp. CR1.1 genome, the region ATGATTCCCAACGTCGCGATGATCACGGCGATGGCCTCCAGCACATAGGTCAAGGTAAACGTCCGGTCGAAAATTCGAAGAATCTCCTGGCGCAACTCTGCATTGCTCAACAGAGTCGGCATGAGATTTCCGGCTGAGGCTCTGGCGAGGGTGTCAAGAATGGCCGTTCGGGCCTTCTCCATATCGGCACCCGATTCGACATAGACAGGAAAGACGGTCACCCCCTCATCGTTCCACCATTGCTGATACAACGAACGGTCAATGACGATCTTGCCCCCATCGGTGGCATAGTCATAAAACACGCCCAGCACCTCTAAGGACTGCTCGCCCCTCTGCGTCACAATAGACAACCGGCTTCCCCTGCCTACCGCCAAATGATTCGCGACTACCTCTGAAAGAATTGCGCCTTCCCCGGCCGCGGCACGAGCCAGGATTGCCGCAGACTCCCCTTCCACAAAAAGATACCGGCTCCGGGCTGCATGAAGCGCTAGATCGCGGGACACCAGCGAGACCGGCCTTCCGTGCAGGTCGATGCGCAGGTCACGGTACGTGTCAACCGCTGAGACGAGGTGTGAACTGGCCAACCGGGCCCGCCAGTGACCAGGCAGCACCGGACTCGACGTCCCGCTGCGCACTGCGTGCGGCCACCCGGCGGGAGCGACGATAAAATCGGCCATGACGGTCTGATCGATCCAGATTTCAACCGTGTCGCGAAAACTTCGAATCATAACCAGCACGCCGACCATAATCGCGACGCCCACGAGAAAAGCAGATACCGTGACGGCATTCCGCCCCATCCCCCGGCTGGTCTGCTCGCGGGCGATATGCCGTATGGCCCCTCCCAACGTGGGTGTCTGGGACATAACGCCCAATTCCCTGGTCTGACAGAGGCGCAGCATCAGGCTAGGCACGAGGCAGGACAAACCCGCGAGCAGACAAAAGGTTGCAAGATACCCGAATACCGGCACTCCACCGACCGGACCGGCCAATGCGCATCCCATGGTAATCACTAACAGAACTCCACCAGCCAGGCCCAGCGAAGCCGCACGGACGCGCTGAGCGACATCGTATTCACCCGGCGCCAGCGCCGCGACCACAATGGTGCGTCCGGCATCCACACTCGGACCGAGTGCGCCCAGGATGGATACTCCACTCCCAATCATCACCGCTTCGACCAACAACCGGCCCGACCCGGGAGGAAAACCGGCGGCTCCGGTCGAATGAGACAGCGGAGTATAGAGATCATGGATCGTCCGGCCGACCAGCGCGACCAGCACATCGCCCAGCAACAGACCGAGTACCCCCCCCAGCAGTCCGCCCGCCACCCCGAACACTCCGGCTTCCGCCAGAAACAGGCCGACGACCATCGGTTCCGACATGCCGATCGCGCGCAGAATCCCTACCTCTCGCCGTCGCTGTGCCACCGTAAAGGAAACGGTGTTGTAGATCAGAAAGATCCCGACCAGGAGCCCCACCATGCTCAAAACGGTAAGATTCAGTTGAAAGGCCCCGACCATCGACTCGACCTGCCGGCTACGCTGGATCGGACGGCGAACCGTGACAGCCGGGGGCAAGACCTTCCCGATCGCCTCCGCCACCTGCTCGACAGACGCAGCGGGCGACGTGACCACATCTATGCGATCGAGACGACCGATGAGCCCGAAGGTCCGCTGCACCGCCGCGATATCCATCACCGCCATGCGGTCCCAGGCTGAAGACGCGCCCGGGCGGCGCCCCATGACTCCTATAATGGAGACGGACACCTGCT harbors:
- a CDS encoding FtsX-like permease family protein, producing the protein MSLVHAALFKVCARLGWTHLSTHPGRTALTMIGVGLGVAATIAVQTANVEVLRSFEESVLTVAGPVTLEVSAGEAGLDERLITTIRTVPGVGSARPVLEVGVRVMDGRTPRQSLPILGLDLLEELSSEGGRVSPPPDAGARAGERVALDDLLADNGLLVGQALASELGLAPRAQLALQSGDQQVSVSIIGVMGRRPGASSAWDRMAVMDIAAVQRTFGLIGRLDRIDVVTSPAASVEQVAEAIGKVLPPAVTVRRPIQRSRQVESMVGAFQLNLTVLSMVGLLVGIFLIYNTVSFTVAQRRREVGILRAIGMSEPMVVGLFLAEAGVFGVAGGLLGGVLGLLLGDVLVALVGRTIHDLYTPLSHSTGAAGFPPGSGRLLVEAVMIGSGVSILGALGPSVDAGRTIVVAALAPGEYDVAQRVRAASLGLAGGVLLVITMGCALAGPVGGVPVFGYLATFCLLAGLSCLVPSLMLRLCQTRELGVMSQTPTLGGAIRHIAREQTSRGMGRNAVTVSAFLVGVAIMVGVLVMIRSFRDTVEIWIDQTVMADFIVAPAGWPHAVRSGTSSPVLPGHWRARLASSHLVSAVDTYRDLRIDLHGRPVSLVSRDLALHAARSRYLFVEGESAAILARAAAGEGAILSEVVANHLAVGRGSRLSIVTQRGEQSLEVLGVFYDYATDGGKIVIDRSLYQQWWNDEGVTVFPVYVESGADMEKARTAILDTLARASAGNLMPTLLSNAELRQEILRIFDRTFTLTYVLEAIAVIIATLGIINTLVTSVVERRRELATLQALGSSRGQVTALILWEAGYLGLLGTAMGLFGGAALALILIRVINRQSFGWTIQISWPVGLMAEVAALALVASLLAGFWPARWAARQPLVEGLRYE